The following proteins come from a genomic window of Alnus glutinosa chromosome 10, dhAlnGlut1.1, whole genome shotgun sequence:
- the LOC133879662 gene encoding uncharacterized protein LOC133879662 isoform X4 — MQRSIPSMTAEAEFGSTIIPATLSGKPTSVVSAFISLLVLKDIIMIILTCQYSEYDTGKLFFSTLGSVCTISDCILRKLRGFLMVVSLDCTKLELLGEGIEKSLPNKSKEKLSACSRRKKGRNRNMKKDLDCAIAHKEKGDLVDLKKVPNRSQGKETYRETSAVQMEHARGMVVGKAQTAARKSRKDKSKNKKSGFNNLVELGNFERSVMEESSFSVVSQDEAAKSGRASDNPTTHYATDDNTIGNNFFASGSSLSSSSVDVPTREASATQSIQGDYVNGSSESFCHIGSENSLCNNVVENQTIPSRLETLNCNGIPPAVPALEFDNVLSNEDINFQNSANRSECDVKSTFPDKPVQAFDVKEESVLVREQESLNSYDTEPSTSSERPPNEWPNVAPFYFPSANSLLPAATDRLHLDVGRHWHNHFQQSFLPSMHHARNSPTECGCNPVLSRPLPMSLDWPPMVRSACGLAPSVTCNYDSGCISRLQSTFPQSFTTQRFQLNAMTTDDERKYSGDLTDLLTNTKELADECDSHCISEEEVEVHAVSGIDYNQYFGGGVMYWNPSDHPGTGFSRPPSLSSDDSSWAWREADMVRAVDDMVAYSSSYSTNGLTSPTAASFNSTFDPLGPGHQALGYVIPGNEVPGKMLHSASTLADTVAEEEASGSLSTIPSDVEGKTGDSLPYPILRPINVPNMSRDRSRSEFKRSHEHKSPCFPPTRREQPRIKRPPSPVVLCVPRAPRPPPPSPVSDSRKQRGFPTVRSGSSSPRHWGVRGWYHDGNNLDEACLRVDGAEVVWPWRANNLSARPMIQPLPAALLQDRLIAMSQLARDQEHPDVAFPVQPPELQSCPTRKASLSLMHSLLHDEIDSFCKKVAEANMARKPYINWAVKRVTRSLQVLWPRSRTNIFGSNATGLSLPTSDVDIVVSLPPVRNLEPIKEAGILEGRNGIKETCLQHAARYLANQEWVKNDSLKTVENTAVPIIMLVVEVPHDLITSSASNVQSPKEEATHVTGGQGNNVQSETVVLEDAVLTKCTQINHTANDSKSVRIDISFKSSSHTGLQTTELVKELTEQFPAATPLAFVLKQFLADRSLDQSYSGGLSSYCLVLLITRFLQHEHHLGRPINQKFGSLLMDFLYFFGNVFDPRQMRISVQGSGVYMKRERGCSIDPIHVDDPLFSTNNVGRNCFRIHQCIKAFSEAYSVLENELTCIPEYGDTCPRSPCRLLPKIIPSIDLV; from the exons ATGCAAAGGAGTATCCCCAGTATGACTGCAGAGGCTGAATTTGGCTCGACCATTATCCCTGCTACTCTTTCTGGAAAGCCTACTTCCGTAGTCAGTGCATTTATTAGTTTGCTTGTGCTCAAGGATATCATTATGATCATATTAACATGTCAATACAGTGAGTATGATACTGGGAAGCTATTTTTTAGTACGTTGGGATCTGTTTGTACAATTTCTGACTGTATACTAAGGAAACTGCGAGGATTTCTTATGGTTGTTTCACTTGATTGCACAAAACTTGAACTTCTGGGTGAGGGAATTGAGAAGTCATTACCTAATAAATCCAAAGAAAAGCTCAGTGCTTGTAGTCGTAGGAAAAAGGGGAGGAACCGAAATATGAAAAAG GATCTTGATTGTGCAATTGCACATAAAGAGAAGGGGGATTTGGTGGATCTCAAAAAGGTACCTAATAGATCTCAGGGGAAGGAGACTTACAGAGAGACATCAGCTGTTCAAatg GAACATGCCCGAGGAATGGTTGTTGGAAAAGCTCAAACTGCTGCAAGGAAGAGTAGGAAAgacaaaagcaaaaataaaaaatctgggTTTAACAATCTCGTGGAATTGGGAAATTTTGAGAGATCAGTCATGGAAGAGTCCTCTTTCTCTGTTGTCTCTCAAGATGAGGCAGCAAAGTCTGGTCGAGCATCTGATAATCCAACCACCCACTATGCCACGGATGATAATACAATTGGCAATAATTTCTTTGCATCAGGTTCAAGTCTTTCTAGTAGTTCTGTTGATGTGCCTACTAGGGAGGCGAGTGCCACCCAAAGCATTCAAGGAGATTATGTTAATGGTTCTAGTGAAAGTTTCTGTCATATAGGTTCAGAGAATAGTTTATGTAACAATGTTGTTGAAAATCAAACCATACCTTCCAGATTAGAAACCTTAAATTGTAATGGAATACCTCCTGCCGTGCCTGCATTGGAGTTTGATAATGTTCTCAGCAATGAAGACATCAACTTTCAGAATTCTGCAAATAGAAGTGAATGTGATGTGAAATCAACTTTTCCTGATAAACCAGTCCAAGCTTTTGATGTAAAAGAGGAATCTGTTCTGGTTAGGGAGCAAGAGAGTCTAAATTCATATGATACTGAACCCTCAACTTCTTCAGAGCGCCCTCCAAATGAGTGGCCCAATGTAGctcctttttattttccctCTGCTAACTCGCTTCTCCCAGCTGCCACTGATCGATTGCATCTGGATGTTGGTCGGCACTGGCATAATCACTTCCAGCAATCCTTCCTACCCTCAATGCATCATGCCAGAAACTCTCCAACTGAATGTGGGTGTAACCCAGTTCTGTCTCGGCCATTACCAATGAGTTTAGATTGGCCCCCCATGGTTCGAAGTGCTTGTGGATTGGCTCCCTCAGTAACCTGTAATTATGATTCTGGATGTATCTCAAGGCTGCAATCTACTTTTCCACAAAGTTTCACCACTCAAAGATTTCAGCTTAATGCAATGACCACTGATGATGAGAGAAAGTATTCTGGGGATTTAACTGACTTGCTAACAAATACAAAGGAACTAGCAGATGAATGTGACAGCCACTGCATATCGGAGGAAGAAGTTGAGGTTCATGCTGTTTCTGGGATAGATTATAATCAATACTTTGGTGGTGGTGTGATGTACTGGAATCCTTCCGATCATCCAGGGACAGGTTTCTCTCGACCTCCTTCCCTTAGTTCTGATGATAGCTCATGGGCTTGGCGTGAAGCTGACATGGTTAGGGCTGTTGATGACATGGTTGCCTACTCTTCTTCATATAGTACAAACGGTTTGACTTCACCAACTGCGGCTTCATTCAATTCTACTTTTGATCCTTTGGGGCCTGGACACCAGGCCCTTGGTTATGTAATCCCGGGAAATGAAGTACCTGGCAAGATGTTGCATTCCGCATCAACATTGGCAGACACAGTGGCTGAAGAGGAAGCTTCTGGTTCTTTGTCTACTATACCTAGTGATGTTGAAGGGAAGACAGGAGATTCACTTCCTTACCCCATTTTGCGGCCAATTAATGTTCCAAATATGTCCAGGGACAGATCAAGGTCTGAGTTTAAGCGTAGTCATGAACACAAAAGCCCGTGTTTTCCGCCTACTAGGCGGGAGCAACCTCGGATAAAGCGACCACCATCACCTGTAGTGCTTTGTGTCCCAAGGGCTCCACGTCCACCGCCACCCTCTCCTGTCAGTGACTCCAGAAAACAAAGGGGTTTTCCAACTGTAAGATCTGGTAGTTCCAGCCCAAGGCACTGGGGTGTGAGAGGTTGGTACCATGATGGAAATAACTTGGATGAAGCTTGCTTACGTGTGGATGGTGCCGAAGTTGTTTGGCCTTGGAGAGCTAATAATCTTTCAGCTCGTCCAATGATTCAGCCTCTACCTGCAGCTTTGCTGCAGGATCGGCTGATTGCAATGTCCCAGCTAGCTCGTGATCAGGAACAT CCAGATGTTGCATTCCCTGTGCAACCGCCAGAGTTACAGAGCTGTCCTACACGTAAGGCTTCTCTTTCTTTGATGCACAGCCTCCTTCATGATGAGATTGACTCATTCTGCAAGAAG GTTGCTGAAGCAAATATGGCCAGGAAGCCCTACATCAATTGGGCAGTCAAGCGAGTTACACGATCTCTTCAGGTCCTATGGCCCAGGTCCCGGACAAATATTTTTGGTTCAAATGCAACCGGTTTGTCCCTTCCAACAAGTGATGTGGACATTGTGGTTAGTCTCCCTCCAGTGAGGAACCTG GAACCTATTAAAGAAGCGGGGATATTGGAGGGTCGTAATGGTATCAAAGAAACATGCCTTCAG CATGCAGCCAGGTATCTTGCCAACCAGGAGTGGGTGAAAAATGATTCTCTGAAGACTGTGGAGAATACAGCT GTACCTATTATTATGCTTGTGGTGGAAGTTCCTCATGATCTTATCACCTCTTCTGCCTCTAATGTACAATCACCTAAGGAGGAGGCAACTCATGTGACTGGTGGACAAGGCAATAATGTTCAATCCGAGACAGTTGTTTTAGAGGATGCTGTCCTGACAAAATGCACACAGATAAATCATACTGCTAATGATTCAAAGTCAGTTCGTATTGACATCAGTTTTAAGTCGTCATCACATACTGGACTCCAAACTACAGAACTG GTTAAGGAGCTGACTGAGCAATTTCCAGCTGCTACACCCCTTGCTTTTGTACTGAAACAGTTCTTGGCAGATCGCAGCCTCGACCAGTCATATTCTGGTGGTTTAAGTTCCTACTGTTTG GTGTTACTAATTACTCGTTTTCTTCAGCATGAGCATCATCTTGGCCGGCCTATTAACCAA